GCCTCAATGACGCGGCAGACAATCCGATCTATGACCATCAGATCACCGACACAAGGCACACGCTGGTACGAGCATTAGAGAGATTAGCTGGAAATGGGAATGGTATCCGATCTCAGGAAGTACGGGGTCTTATCAAGACCAAGCCGCGCGTCGGTTACTGGCTTGACTTGCCAGGAGATCAGGTTTGCGTCCATGAATGAAAGACACATGTGGAGGACAAAATGGGCTATCCAAGTAGTTTCTTTTTGGCTACTTGAAATTCTTCGTCGGACAGGATCCCTTGCTCCTTTAACGTTGCTAACTTTTGAAGTTCATCTGACAGATTTGTCGCCGGTGTTGTTACTTGCGGTGCCCGAGACTTACGGATAGCTTCATCAATATAATTTTTAATCTCCCTAGCGATTGCATTGTTTTTAGTCTGGGCAAACATGAAAGTGTTTTCGTCTTTTGTTGCGGCTAATAAACCGCCTTTGCTTTCATTGCCACCGGGAATTGTGAATTGAAGATAGCCGCTAAATACCGCACCCGCTTCTTTGAATTGAATAGCCACAATTGATGAAAAGGGAATCTCCTTGGTGCCCTTGAGGCCTTTATTCAGAAAACCCAGGACGCCCTTTGGGGTAATCGTTACCCTGTCTTCGAATATCTCTAACAAATCCCCTACGCCCTTCATAGTATAGACTGTGTTCATTGCCTACTCCTTTTTGTCGTCCCGTAAGTATGCCGGTTCAACCTGAACTTGATTGAAGCCAGTTTTTTATGGTTCGTCAACACACTATCATTTGTCTACTTCTTTGCTCTTCTCCACCCTGCTTGTATTGCCTCCTCCTCGGTGCAAAACCACTTTTCGCCCGCCGCTTCGTTGATCTGCGTCTTATCGTAGTTGTGCTGCCCGGGCACATGAAAGATCCGTTCGCCGCTGGCATTGATGTTACCTTTGATCTTGCACTTGCTATCTCCGGGAGCTGAGGGCGGTGCGCTATCGGGGGTGGGTGTTGGCGTCGCAGATTCCCCACCACCCCAAAGTCCCCGTCCCGCTTCCCGCGCCTCGCGCTCCAGCGCCCGGAATTCTTCCATCTTGGCAAACGGGTACCGCGTGTAGGCGTGGCCGTAACCCTGGCGGATAAGTTCAGCGTTAAGGAGAGTGCCGTCCGGCAAGAACACATAGGCAAGTAAACGCCCGTATTTGTCACGATGGTTCGTCGCGGCGCTCGCTTGGTCGAGTTCGAGGCGCACAGTCTTGCCATCCGCCATTTTGTGGGTGAAGGCGCTCGCTTCTTTGCCGAAGTACTGAACAGGTTTTCTAGGATCAACAGTCTCCGGGGTGTCCACCCCTATAAGTCGAACCTTGTCTTTATGTCCATCGATCTGAATCGCCAGCGTATCGCCATCGACTGCGCGAGTAACCGTTGCGGTAAGAGTGCTGCTCGAATCTTCGGCCAAGCACACCGTAGAGAGAAAAATAAAAGCCAGAAGTGCAAGCACTGAGGCCCGTTTCATCAAACACCTCCATTTTTCAGGATCCGATCTTTTACCGATAGTTTGCCGAGTGTTCGGCGATTCGTCAAAGCCAATCGCGGTCGCGGCTTCGGCAAACCGATAAAGAAACGACTTTGCAGCGAGGATTTCTCGGGCCGCAATCCGGTAAATTCCCAGCTATGCGAAAGCCCAGGCACATCGAGTCCCTGGAATACGGGCCAGGGAAGGAACTGAGAACGACAGACCCCAACCTCACCGAGATTTTCCGGGAGGTCAGATCGATCTATGCACTGGCCGATTTCCCAGTGGTGGTTCAGGGTGAAACCGGTACCGGGAAAGAAGGAATCGCCAGGGCGCTTCATTGGCACAGCCAACGACGCAGCAAGCCGTTCGTAGCGGTGAACTGTGGCGCAATTCCCGAAGGCATCGTGGACAGCGAATTTTTCGGCCACGAACGCGGGGCATTCAGTGGTGCGATCACGACCAGGAAAGGGCACTTCGAGGTCGCCAACGGCGGCACACTTTTTTTGGATGAGATCAGTGAGTTGCCACTGACTCTTCAAGCCCGCCTCTTGCGTGTTCTGCAAGAAAGCGAAATCGTGAGAGTAGGTAGTAGCCGCGTGATCAAAGTAGACGTTCGGATCGTAGCGGCAACGAACAAGGATTTGAAGACTCTCGTCGGCAAGGGGAAATTTCGCGCTGACCTCTACTATCGAATATCGACAGCTACTGTTCACCTCCAACCACTTCGGGAGCGACCCGCCGACATCATGATGCTCGCGAGAACTACTCGCGATGAGTGCCTGGCAAAAATAAAACGGTCGCCTGTTTTGCACTTTCAGCCGATCCTTGCTCGTGTTCTGCGCTCATATCCCTGGCCGGGAAATGTACGCGAGCTTAAAAGCACGATTGAGGTCGCAATTGCTCGTGCTGTCGGGGGACATCGAAAGACCATTTCAATCGCCGATCTTAATGACAATTGTCTACACCAAGAAAACCAGCAACCAGAAAACTTTCAATCTTCTCTTGAACGGCAAATTTCTCAATATTTGGTGTCCGAGCCAGACGCATCAATAATTTCAATCGCCTCCTTTCTGCACGCTGACTACTACAAAGTGCGACGCATCATTTGTAAAATAAAACAGATTCCTAAGTAGCTTTTGCTTCGAGCAGCTGCGTCCTTTTTTCTTCAGGGCTATTCAATGAACTATGCTTCTCGTAATTGGAATCAATATCAATTCAAAGGGTACAAGAAGAGTTGCAAGGGCCACAGTCAGCCGTCGTCTTTTTCGCACAATCCGACTCACGCAAAAGACATTCGCCACAAAAAGTAAAGACAAGATGCCCACCACGCTAAGTACTGATAGAAAGACAACCGCAATCAGGGACTTATTCCAATTGACGAACCAACTCCCACATTGAACAAACAGAACCAAC
This region of Myxococcales bacterium genomic DNA includes:
- a CDS encoding thermonuclease family protein yields the protein MKRASVLALLAFIFLSTVCLAEDSSSTLTATVTRAVDGDTLAIQIDGHKDKVRLIGVDTPETVDPRKPVQYFGKEASAFTHKMADGKTVRLELDQASAATNHRDKYGRLLAYVFLPDGTLLNAELIRQGYGHAYTRYPFAKMEEFRALEREAREAGRGLWGGGESATPTPTPDSAPPSAPGDSKCKIKGNINASGERIFHVPGQHNYDKTQINEAAGEKWFCTEEEAIQAGWRRAKK
- a CDS encoding sigma 54-interacting transcriptional regulator, producing MRKPRHIESLEYGPGKELRTTDPNLTEIFREVRSIYALADFPVVVQGETGTGKEGIARALHWHSQRRSKPFVAVNCGAIPEGIVDSEFFGHERGAFSGAITTRKGHFEVANGGTLFLDEISELPLTLQARLLRVLQESEIVRVGSSRVIKVDVRIVAATNKDLKTLVGKGKFRADLYYRISTATVHLQPLRERPADIMMLARTTRDECLAKIKRSPVLHFQPILARVLRSYPWPGNVRELKSTIEVAIARAVGGHRKTISIADLNDNCLHQENQQPENFQSSLERQISQYLVSEPDASIISIASFLHADYYKVRRIICKIKQIPK